The Arachis ipaensis cultivar K30076 chromosome B07, Araip1.1, whole genome shotgun sequence genome includes a window with the following:
- the LOC107606166 gene encoding serine--tRNA ligase, chloroplastic/mitochondrial isoform X1, whose product MKMSCLNGTTISLSCLKLAFPSYSSSFQNLPFCRTIKPLSAALQTSPATSPSTTKAEDQGARSHWKAAIDFKWIKDNKEAVAANIRNRNSDADLELVLQLYDHFFNLQKEVERVRGERNAVANKMKGKMEQSERQRLIEEGKNLKEGLIALEEDLLKLNDKLQLEAQRIPNMTHPNVPIGGEDSSMTRKLVGSAPEFSFPVKDHLELGKELCLFDFDTAAEVSGSKFYYLKNDAVLLEMALVNWTLSEVMKKGFTPLTTPELVRSSVVEKCGFQPRGKNTQVYSIEDSDQCLIGTAEIPVGGLHMDSILAETLLPLKYVAFSHCFRTEAGAAGSATRGLYRVHQFSKVEMFIFCRPEESEHYHEELIKIEEDMFSSLGLHFKTLDMASEDLGAPAYRKFDVEAWMPGLERFGEISSASNCTDYQSRRLGIRYRPSEAPVASPKKSKSNLAPPQFVHTLNATACAVPRMIICLLENYQQEDGSIHIPEPLRPFMGGRSVISRKL is encoded by the exons ATGAAGATGAGTTGTTTGAACGGGACAACCATCTCACTCTCATGCCTCAAACTCGCTTTCCCTTCTTACTCTTCTTCCTTCCAGAACCTTCCATTTTGCCGCACCATCAAGCCTCTCTCCGCTGCACTCCAAACATCTCCCGCCACTTCACCATCAACCACCAAGGCCGAGGACCAAGGTGCGAGGTCTCACTGGAAGGCCGCAATAGACTTCAAGTGGATAAAGGATAACAAGGAAGCTGTTGCTGCCAACATTCGCAACCGTAACTCCGATGCTGATTTGGAACTTGTCCTTCAACTCTATGACCACTTCTTTAATCTTCAGAAG GAAGTTGAGAGAGTGCGCGGAGAAAGAAATGCGGTAGCAAACAAGATGAAAGGGAAAATGGAACAATCTGAGCGTCAAAGACTAATTGAGGAAG GAAAGAATTTGAAGGAAGGACTCATTGCTTTGGAAGAAGACCTGCTCAAGCTTAATGACAAACTTCAACTCGAAGCGCAGCGTATACCAAACATGACTCATCCAAATGTTCCAATAGGTGGAGAGGATAGTTCTATGACAAGGAAGCTG GTTGGCAGTGCTCCAGAATTTAGTTTCCCTGTCAAGGATCATCTTGAACTAGGAAAGGAACTTTGCCTTTTCGATTTCGACACAGCTGCAGAG GTCAGTGGGTCAAAGTTCTACTACTTGAAAAATGATGCAGTTTTGTTAGAGATGGCCCTTGTGAATTGGACACTCTCAGAAGTGATGAAGAAAGGCTTTACTCCATTAACAACGCCTGAACTTGTACGGTCCTCTGTTGTTGAAAAATGTGGCTTCCAACCTCGTGGAAAAAATACACAG GTTTATTCCATAGAAGATAGTGACCAATGCCTCATCGGCACTGCAGAGATACCTGTTGGGGGTCTTCATATGGATTCTATACTTGCTGAAACTTTGTTACCCCTGAAATATGTAGCATTTTCTCATTGCTTCCGTACTGAGGCTGGTGCCGCTGGCAGTGCAACAAG GGGTCTTTATCGAGTTCACCAGTTCAGCAAGGTTGAAATGTTTATTTTCTGCCGCCCAGAAGAGAGTGAACATTATCATGAAGAGcttattaaaattgaagaagacATGTTCTCATCCCTTGGGTTACATTTTAA AACTTTAGATATGGCTTCCGAAGATTTAGGTGCACCTGCTTACCGTAAATTTGATGTGGAGGCATGGATGCCTGGCTTAGAACGGTTTGGTGAG ATTTCAAGTGCATCAAATTGCACAGACTATCAGAGTCGTAGGTTGGGAATCCGGTATCGCCCGTCCGAAGCACCGGTTGCAAGCCCAAAAAAGTCTAAAAGCAATCTGGCTCCACCACAGTTTGTTCACACGCTAAATGCAACAGCTTGCGCAGTACCACGGATGATAATATGCTTGCTTGAGAATTACCAGCAAGAAGATGGATCCATCCATATCCCTGAGCCTTTGAGGCCCTTCATGGGTGGGCGCAGTGTTATCTCTAGAAAATTGTGA
- the LOC107606166 gene encoding serine--tRNA ligase, chloroplastic/mitochondrial isoform X2: MKGKMEQSERQRLIEEGKNLKEGLIALEEDLLKLNDKLQLEAQRIPNMTHPNVPIGGEDSSMTRKLVGSAPEFSFPVKDHLELGKELCLFDFDTAAEVSGSKFYYLKNDAVLLEMALVNWTLSEVMKKGFTPLTTPELVRSSVVEKCGFQPRGKNTQVYSIEDSDQCLIGTAEIPVGGLHMDSILAETLLPLKYVAFSHCFRTEAGAAGSATRGLYRVHQFSKVEMFIFCRPEESEHYHEELIKIEEDMFSSLGLHFKTLDMASEDLGAPAYRKFDVEAWMPGLERFGEISSASNCTDYQSRRLGIRYRPSEAPVASPKKSKSNLAPPQFVHTLNATACAVPRMIICLLENYQQEDGSIHIPEPLRPFMGGRSVISRKL, from the exons ATGAAAGGGAAAATGGAACAATCTGAGCGTCAAAGACTAATTGAGGAAG GAAAGAATTTGAAGGAAGGACTCATTGCTTTGGAAGAAGACCTGCTCAAGCTTAATGACAAACTTCAACTCGAAGCGCAGCGTATACCAAACATGACTCATCCAAATGTTCCAATAGGTGGAGAGGATAGTTCTATGACAAGGAAGCTG GTTGGCAGTGCTCCAGAATTTAGTTTCCCTGTCAAGGATCATCTTGAACTAGGAAAGGAACTTTGCCTTTTCGATTTCGACACAGCTGCAGAG GTCAGTGGGTCAAAGTTCTACTACTTGAAAAATGATGCAGTTTTGTTAGAGATGGCCCTTGTGAATTGGACACTCTCAGAAGTGATGAAGAAAGGCTTTACTCCATTAACAACGCCTGAACTTGTACGGTCCTCTGTTGTTGAAAAATGTGGCTTCCAACCTCGTGGAAAAAATACACAG GTTTATTCCATAGAAGATAGTGACCAATGCCTCATCGGCACTGCAGAGATACCTGTTGGGGGTCTTCATATGGATTCTATACTTGCTGAAACTTTGTTACCCCTGAAATATGTAGCATTTTCTCATTGCTTCCGTACTGAGGCTGGTGCCGCTGGCAGTGCAACAAG GGGTCTTTATCGAGTTCACCAGTTCAGCAAGGTTGAAATGTTTATTTTCTGCCGCCCAGAAGAGAGTGAACATTATCATGAAGAGcttattaaaattgaagaagacATGTTCTCATCCCTTGGGTTACATTTTAA AACTTTAGATATGGCTTCCGAAGATTTAGGTGCACCTGCTTACCGTAAATTTGATGTGGAGGCATGGATGCCTGGCTTAGAACGGTTTGGTGAG ATTTCAAGTGCATCAAATTGCACAGACTATCAGAGTCGTAGGTTGGGAATCCGGTATCGCCCGTCCGAAGCACCGGTTGCAAGCCCAAAAAAGTCTAAAAGCAATCTGGCTCCACCACAGTTTGTTCACACGCTAAATGCAACAGCTTGCGCAGTACCACGGATGATAATATGCTTGCTTGAGAATTACCAGCAAGAAGATGGATCCATCCATATCCCTGAGCCTTTGAGGCCCTTCATGGGTGGGCGCAGTGTTATCTCTAGAAAATTGTGA
- the LOC107608450 gene encoding uncharacterized protein At1g04910-like yields the protein MCYCSDGRSNEHRKAANSAQPPLTVMQLPRRVAVPFAILRRLLIATGSFLAVTTLLFVHVQVPSSSSSSSSDSHRNYFTDKFPAFRDPQRWTREQAPPYLSKATFAASKLNDSRWDSDYEKLWKPPPNHGFLPCTKPTPNYRTYPESRGYLLVHTNGGLNQMRTGICDMVVVARIINATLVIPELDKKSFWQDNSNFSDIFDEEWFINSLANDVKIIKKLPKNLVHATKMVIQFKSWSGMDYYENEIASMWDFYKVIRASKTDSRLANNKLPSDIQKLRCRTCFEALRFSPRIEQMGKILVERMRSFGPYIALHLRYEKDMLAFSGCTHDLSTAEAEELRIIREHTAYWKRKHIDPIEERLKGLCPLTPKEVGIFLTALGYPSSTPIYIAAGEIYGGESHMAELRSRYPLLMSKEKLASVEELEPFSIHASQMAALDYIVSVESDVFVHSYPGNMARAVEGHRRFLGRGRSISPDRKALVRLFDKLANGKMTEGINLSNKIIDLHQKRQGLLRKRKGPISGTKGLDRFRSEEAFYSNPLPDCICQTPTPTANASHVVR from the exons ATGTGTTATTGTAGCGATGGCCGTTCAAATGAACACAGAAAAGCCGCAAACTCTGCACAACCGCCACTAACGGTGATGCAACTGCCGAGGCGCGTGGCGGTTCCATTTGCCATCCTGAGGAGGTTACTAATTGCCACCGGATCCTTCTTAGCGGTTACCACTCTCTTATTCGTCCATGTTCAagttccatcttcttcttcttcgtcttcctcTGACTCTCATCGTAACTACTTCACTGACAAGTTTCCCGCG TTTCGTGATCCGCAAAGATGGACGAGAGAGCAAGCGCCGCCGTATTTATCCAAGGCTACATTTGCTGCTTCCAAG TTGAATGATTCAAGATGGGATTCAGATTATGAGAAACTGTGGAAACCTCCACCAAATCATGGCTTTCTGCCCTGCACTAAGCCTACTCCTAATTATAGAA CTTATCCCGAATCGCGAGGTTACCTTTTAGTTCATACAAATGGAGGTCTCAACCAAATGCGTACCGGG ATATGTGATATGGTAGTTGTAGCTCGCATCATAAACGCCACTCTTGTAATTCCGGAACTTGACAAGAAATCATTTTGGCAGGACAATAG CAATTTCTCTGATATCTTTGATGAAGAGTGGTTCATTAATTCTTTAGCTAATGATGTAAAAATCATTAAGAAGCTACCTAAAAATCTAGTTCATGCCACCAAAATGGTGATCCAATTCAAAAGCTGGTCTGGAATGGATTACTATGAGAATGAGATTGCTTCCATGTGGGATTTTTACAAA GTTATTCGAGCTTCCAAAACTGATTCTCGGTTGGCAAATAACAAACTACCTTCGGATATTCAGAAGCTTCGTTGCCGAACTTGTTTTGAAGCTCTTCGTTTCTCTCCTCGAATTGAACAAATGGGGAAG ATTTTGGTGGAGAGGATGAGATCATTTGGTCCTTATATCGCGTTACATTTACGCTATGAGAAGGATATGCTTGCATTCAGTGGTTGCACACATGATTTATCTACAGCCGAAGCGGAAGAGTTAAGGATTATCAG AGAGCACACTGCATATTGGAAGAGGAAGCACATTGATCCCATTGAAGAGAGGTTAAAAGGACTTTGCCCCTTAACTCCAAAAGAAGTTGGGATTTTTCTTACTGCTCTAGGATATCCTTCAAGTACTCCAATATACATTGCTGCTGGGGAAATATATGGGGGTGAGTCGCATATGGCTGAACTGCGATCGCGGTATCCATTGTTAATGAGCAAG GAAAAGCTTGCTTCTGTTGAGGAGCTTGAACCCTTTTCCATCCATGCATCTCAAATGGCTGCTCTTGACTATATTGTATCGGTCGAAAGTGATGTTTTTGTACACTCTTACCCGGGAAACATGGCCAGGGCTGTCGAAGGTCATCGTCGATTTCTCGGCCGTGGAAGGTCAATTTCTCCAGATAG GAAAGCCCTTGTTCGTCTCTTTGATAAACTAGCTAATGGAAAAATGACTGAGGGGATAAATCTATCAAATAAAATTATTGATCTTCATCAAAAAAG GCAAGGCTTGTTAAGGAAGAGGAAAGGGCCCATTTCAGGAACAAAAGGGTTGGACAGGTTTCGATCTGAAGAAGCATTTTATTCGAATCCTTTACCTGATTGTATATGTCAAACACCAACACCAACTGCAAATGCTTCTCACGTTGTTAGGTAG